In one window of Synechococcus sp. M16CYN DNA:
- the aroC gene encoding chorismate synthase: MGSSFGDLFRISTFGESHGRGVGVVIEGCPPRLELDLDEIQAELDRRKPGQSRITTPRKETDQLEILSGLLDGKTTLGTPIAMLVHNKDQRPGDYDDVAVAFRPSHADATYQFKYGIQARSGGGRASARETISRVVAGSVAKQLLRKVAGTEILAWVKQIHSLEAGAIDPLTVSIDEIEANIVRCPDANTASRMIERIEAIGQEGDSCGGVIECVVRTPAIGLGMPVFDKLEADLAKAVMSLPATKGFEIGSGFSGTLLKGSEHNDAFISGSDGRLHTATNNSGGIQGGISNGEPIVIRVGFKPTATIRKKQQTINSDGRATILASKGRHDPCVLPRAVPIVEAMVALTLADHQLRQQGQCSFW, from the coding sequence ATGGGTAGTAGTTTCGGCGATCTCTTCCGCATTAGCACCTTTGGCGAATCTCACGGCAGGGGCGTCGGTGTCGTCATAGAAGGGTGTCCACCAAGGTTGGAACTAGATCTAGATGAAATACAGGCAGAACTAGACCGTCGCAAACCAGGACAAAGTCGCATTACCACGCCGCGCAAGGAAACAGATCAATTAGAAATCCTGAGTGGTCTGCTAGATGGTAAAACCACTCTTGGAACCCCTATTGCAATGTTGGTACATAATAAGGATCAGCGACCAGGAGACTATGATGACGTCGCAGTCGCTTTTCGTCCTTCCCATGCCGATGCGACATATCAATTTAAGTATGGCATCCAAGCACGTAGTGGAGGAGGACGTGCTTCTGCGCGTGAAACTATTAGCAGGGTGGTAGCTGGCTCTGTCGCCAAGCAACTATTGCGCAAAGTAGCGGGTACAGAAATCCTGGCATGGGTAAAACAAATTCACTCTCTCGAAGCCGGTGCGATCGACCCACTAACTGTCTCAATTGATGAGATTGAGGCCAATATTGTGCGCTGCCCGGACGCTAACACTGCGAGCAGAATGATCGAGCGAATCGAAGCGATTGGCCAAGAGGGGGACTCCTGTGGTGGTGTGATCGAATGCGTTGTTCGCACTCCTGCGATAGGACTAGGAATGCCAGTCTTTGACAAATTAGAGGCAGATCTTGCCAAAGCTGTAATGTCTCTTCCTGCAACTAAAGGATTTGAAATTGGCTCAGGTTTTAGCGGTACTCTGTTAAAAGGGAGTGAGCATAATGACGCTTTCATTTCAGGAAGCGACGGACGCCTTCACACTGCCACCAATAATTCCGGCGGCATTCAAGGTGGAATTAGTAACGGTGAACCAATCGTGATTCGAGTTGGTTTTAAACCAACGGCAACCATTCGCAAGAAACAGCAAACCATCAATTCCGATGGCAGAGCAACCATTTTAGCCAGCAAAGGAAGACATGACCCTTGTGTGCTGCCGAGGGCTGTACCGATAGTAGAAGCAATGGTGGCTTTGACATTGGCGGATCATCAGCTTAGACAACAGGGCCAATGCAGCTTCTGGTAA
- the psbA gene encoding photosystem II q(b) protein, with protein sequence MTTTIQQRSSASSWQSFCEWVTSTNNRLYVGWFGVLMIPTLLAATICFVIAFVAAPPVDIDGIREPVAGSLMYGNNIISGAVVPSSNAIGLHFYPIWEAASLDEWLYNGGPFQLVVFHFLIGIYAYMGREWELSYRLGMRPWICVAYSAPVAAASAVFLVYPFGQGSFSDAMPLGISGTFNYMLVFQAEHNILMHPFHMLGVAGVFGGSLFSAMHGSLVTSSLVRETTESESQNYGYKFGQEEETYNIVAAHGYFGRLIFQYASFNNSRSLHFFLAAWPVVGIWFTALGVSTMAFNLNGFNFNQSILDGQGRLLNTWADVLNRAGLGMEVMHERNAHNFPLDLAAAESTPVALQAPAIG encoded by the coding sequence ATGACCACAACCATCCAGCAGCGCTCCAGCGCTTCTAGTTGGCAGTCTTTCTGTGAGTGGGTCACTTCCACCAATAACCGTCTGTATGTCGGTTGGTTTGGTGTACTGATGATCCCAACTCTGTTGGCTGCCACCATTTGTTTTGTCATCGCTTTTGTTGCCGCACCTCCGGTTGACATCGATGGCATCCGTGAGCCTGTCGCTGGCTCTTTGATGTACGGCAACAACATCATCTCCGGTGCTGTTGTTCCTTCCAGTAACGCCATCGGCCTGCACTTCTATCCCATTTGGGAAGCAGCCTCACTCGACGAGTGGCTGTACAACGGCGGTCCTTTCCAGCTCGTTGTTTTCCACTTCCTTATCGGCATTTACGCCTATATGGGACGTGAGTGGGAACTGTCCTACCGCTTGGGTATGCGCCCCTGGATCTGTGTTGCTTACAGCGCTCCTGTCGCTGCTGCTTCCGCAGTGTTCCTGGTCTACCCCTTCGGTCAGGGTTCATTCTCAGATGCAATGCCCCTGGGCATTTCTGGAACTTTCAACTACATGTTGGTGTTCCAAGCAGAGCACAACATTCTGATGCACCCCTTCCATATGTTGGGTGTTGCAGGTGTTTTCGGCGGTAGCTTGTTCTCCGCAATGCACGGATCACTGGTGACTTCCTCCTTGGTGCGTGAAACGACCGAAAGCGAGTCCCAGAACTACGGCTATAAATTCGGCCAAGAGGAAGAGACTTACAACATCGTTGCTGCTCACGGCTACTTCGGTCGTCTGATCTTCCAGTACGCATCTTTCAATAACAGCCGCAGCCTTCACTTCTTCCTGGCTGCTTGGCCCGTTGTTGGCATCTGGTTCACCGCTCTTGGCGTGTCAACCATGGCCTTCAACCTGAATGGTTTCAACTTCAACCAGTCCATTCTTGATGGTCAAGGTCGTCTCTTGAATACTTGGGCCGATGTGTTGAATCGTGCCGGTCTTGGCATGGAAGTAATGCACGAGCGCAACGCTCACAACTTCCCTCTGGATCTAGCAGCTGCCGAATCCACTCCTGTGGCTCTGCAGGCACCTGCAATTGGTTGA
- the gap gene encoding type I glyceraldehyde-3-phosphate dehydrogenase has translation MTIRIGINGFGRIGRLAFRKAVSMENIEVVAVNDLLDIDYMAYLLRYDSTHRRFPGSIKVTDGSLIVNGKKIRISSERNPKTLHWGDIGADYILESTGFFLTDETARSHIEAGAKRVVMSAPSKDDTPMFVMGVNHKNYANEDIVSNASCTTNCLAPIAKVVHDKFGIMSGLMTTVHATTATQKPVDSTSLKDWRGGRGAGQSIIPSATGAAKAVGRVIPELNGKLTGMAFRVPTPDVSVVDLTINLIQPTTYESMKNAMKEASENELSGILGYTEDQVVSNDLLGESCTSIFDAGAGMALNDSFMKLVAWYDNEWAYSSKCIDLIQHMASN, from the coding sequence ATGACTATTCGAATTGGAATTAACGGATTTGGCCGTATTGGTCGATTGGCTTTCCGCAAAGCGGTATCCATGGAAAATATTGAGGTTGTCGCGGTAAATGATCTTCTTGATATTGATTATATGGCATATCTACTTCGCTACGATTCTACACATCGTCGCTTCCCTGGGAGTATCAAGGTAACTGATGGAAGCCTAATCGTAAACGGCAAAAAGATTCGAATTAGCTCTGAACGCAATCCTAAAACTCTTCATTGGGGAGATATCGGAGCAGATTATATTCTTGAAAGTACGGGCTTTTTCCTGACTGACGAAACCGCACGCTCTCATATTGAAGCAGGAGCTAAACGTGTTGTCATGAGCGCTCCTTCAAAAGACGACACACCAATGTTTGTTATGGGCGTTAATCATAAAAACTATGCAAATGAAGATATAGTTTCTAATGCGAGCTGTACAACTAATTGTCTAGCTCCTATCGCCAAAGTCGTCCATGATAAGTTTGGCATCATGAGTGGTTTGATGACCACTGTTCACGCAACAACTGCAACTCAAAAGCCAGTCGATAGCACATCACTCAAAGATTGGCGCGGTGGACGAGGAGCAGGGCAAAGTATCATTCCCAGTGCGACTGGAGCGGCTAAAGCAGTTGGAAGGGTAATCCCAGAGTTAAACGGAAAACTCACCGGCATGGCGTTTCGAGTACCAACCCCTGATGTTTCAGTTGTAGACCTGACAATTAATTTAATCCAACCAACTACTTATGAGAGCATGAAAAATGCAATGAAAGAAGCATCTGAAAACGAGCTTTCGGGCATTCTCGGTTATACAGAAGATCAAGTTGTTTCAAATGATTTACTTGGCGAAAGTTGTACCTCAATTTTTGACGCTGGTGCAGGCATGGCCTTAAACGATAGTTTTATGAAACTAGTTGCTTGGTATGATAATGAATGGGCTTACAGCTCTAAGTGCATTGATTTAATTCAGCATATGGCATCTAATTAA
- a CDS encoding GNAT family N-acetyltransferase: MPNLEIRLAQPSDIPTIIDWAKNEDFAPGSGDVQIYRNTDKQGIWVAWVDSLAVGCIAGIKYNHIYGFIGLYIVKPEYRRNGYGHKLWEKALAHLNNVQCIGLEAAPHLVDSYSEWGFKASSQTIRWQLFKIDEINHTEQLLNNHNFHVVTGNQIPLEVINKYDAMRESTARPHFLSQWLKHQSGRVMTLIDNNNLCHGFARIRPCFLTVGEGWRIGPILADSQQLAKILITNLLSQHQGIVLIDSPQNNTKAQALLFSLGFRQVSFTIRMYKGLCHHVVSTKDVYGLACLELG; encoded by the coding sequence ATGCCCAATCTAGAAATTCGACTTGCCCAGCCCTCAGATATTCCAACAATAATCGATTGGGCTAAGAATGAAGATTTTGCACCTGGATCAGGAGATGTTCAAATTTATAGAAATACTGATAAGCAAGGAATTTGGGTAGCATGGGTTGACTCATTAGCTGTCGGATGTATCGCCGGAATTAAATACAATCATATCTACGGATTTATAGGTTTGTACATTGTTAAGCCTGAGTATAGGCGAAATGGTTATGGACACAAACTTTGGGAAAAAGCACTTGCGCATCTCAATAATGTGCAGTGTATTGGGCTAGAAGCTGCTCCACATTTAGTTGATAGTTATTCAGAATGGGGATTTAAAGCTTCATCTCAAACTATCCGATGGCAACTCTTCAAGATAGATGAAATTAATCATACAGAACAACTATTAAATAACCACAATTTCCATGTTGTTACAGGGAATCAAATTCCCTTAGAAGTAATTAATAAATATGATGCGATGCGAGAGTCTACAGCAAGACCACATTTTCTGTCTCAGTGGTTAAAGCACCAGAGTGGCAGAGTAATGACTTTAATTGATAATAACAATTTATGCCATGGTTTTGCTCGCATACGACCTTGCTTTCTTACTGTAGGTGAGGGCTGGAGAATTGGTCCAATCCTAGCTGATTCACAACAACTCGCTAAAATTCTAATTACGAATCTTTTAAGCCAGCATCAAGGAATAGTTTTGATTGATTCACCTCAAAATAATACTAAAGCTCAGGCTCTTCTGTTTAGCTTAGGATTCAGACAAGTCTCGTTTACAATTCGTATGTATAAGGGACTTTGTCATCATGTTGTTTCAACCAAGGATGTTTATGGACTTGCGTGTCTTGAGCTTGGTTAA
- the psbA gene encoding photosystem II q(b) protein, translating to MSILIRSERKSSWESFCEWVTSTNNRLYVGWFGVLMIPTLLAATICFVIAFVAAPPVDIDGIREPVAGSLMYGNNIISGAVVPSSNAIGLHFYPIWEAASLDEWLYNGGPFQLVVFHFLIGIYAYMGREWELSYRLGMRPWICVAYSAPVAAASAVFLVYPFGQGSFSDAMPLGISGTFNYMLVFQAEHNILMHPFHMLGVAGVFGGSLFSAMHGSLVTSSLVRETTESESQNYGYKFGQEEETYNIVAAHGYFGRLIFQYASFNNSRSLHFFLAAWPVVGIWFTALGVSTMAFNLNGFNFNQSILDGQGRLLNTWADVLNRAGLGMEVMHERNAHNFPLDLAAAESTPVALQAPAIG from the coding sequence ATGTCTATCCTAATTCGTAGCGAACGCAAGAGTAGCTGGGAGTCTTTCTGTGAGTGGGTCACTTCCACCAATAACCGTCTGTATGTCGGTTGGTTTGGTGTACTGATGATCCCAACTCTGTTGGCTGCCACCATTTGTTTTGTCATCGCTTTTGTTGCCGCACCTCCGGTTGACATCGATGGCATCCGTGAGCCTGTCGCTGGCTCTTTGATGTACGGCAACAACATCATCTCCGGTGCTGTTGTTCCTTCCAGTAACGCCATCGGCCTGCACTTCTATCCCATTTGGGAAGCAGCCTCACTCGACGAGTGGCTGTACAACGGCGGTCCTTTCCAGCTCGTTGTTTTCCACTTCCTTATCGGCATTTACGCCTATATGGGACGTGAGTGGGAACTGTCCTACCGCTTGGGTATGCGCCCCTGGATCTGTGTTGCTTACAGCGCTCCTGTCGCTGCTGCTTCCGCAGTGTTCCTGGTCTACCCCTTCGGTCAGGGTTCATTCTCAGATGCAATGCCCCTGGGCATTTCTGGAACTTTCAACTACATGTTGGTGTTCCAAGCAGAGCACAACATTCTGATGCACCCCTTCCATATGTTGGGTGTTGCAGGTGTTTTCGGCGGTAGCTTGTTCTCCGCAATGCACGGATCACTGGTGACTTCCTCCTTGGTGCGTGAAACGACCGAAAGCGAGTCCCAGAACTACGGCTATAAATTCGGCCAAGAGGAAGAGACTTACAACATCGTTGCTGCTCACGGCTACTTCGGTCGTCTGATCTTCCAGTACGCATCTTTCAATAACAGCCGCAGCCTTCACTTCTTCCTGGCTGCTTGGCCCGTTGTTGGCATCTGGTTCACCGCTCTTGGCGTGTCAACCATGGCCTTCAACCTGAATGGTTTCAACTTCAACCAGTCCATTCTTGATGGTCAAGGTCGTCTCTTGAATACTTGGGCCGATGTGTTGAATCGTGCCGGTCTTGGCATGGAAGTAATGCACGAGCGCAACGCTCACAACTTCCCTCTGGATCTAGCAGCTGCCGAATCCACTCCTGTGGCTCTGCAGGCACCTGCAATTGGTTGA
- a CDS encoding YcjF family protein — protein sequence MCTRRASSLQSDRCSWFWRVSWAKRGFAKSRFELKLPAALPQILLMPNSLVKPLALAAGGLLVEQWLFSNVIHIPGEGFGALVVVGCVLWLGREASKPCFVAPVSIDVWIERCQTVLNQFELFEANPSATALRRQDLKNIVERSGPQRIAFVSFNQSDVSNHTSLQQSLAGSASLELSFCHPLVCIDGKRCWPVVLQNQDAILFSLSSPLTASEFLWLQEVPVTQPAWILVGACFGQSTEQTTAQIKTDLPERWRNRIIVQSHYESLRTSLAPLRRALKYGLPDTRQRLLEDLHRRWQADLEFYRRARFQQLQQRTQWVVAGSVFASPLLSLDLLALVVANGLMMKEMKEIWGTDIKLDALQEAASQLVKAALAQGVVEWASQTLLSLAKLDAGSWLAAGVMQSLSAAYLTRVVGRSMADWLAINAGVSEPDLKLLKLEAPLLIARAAEKERLNWSKFLQQSRQWALNTTS from the coding sequence TTGTGTACGCGGCGTGCGAGCAGTCTGCAGTCTGACCGATGCTCCTGGTTTTGGAGAGTGAGTTGGGCTAAGAGAGGTTTTGCTAAGTCACGCTTTGAGTTGAAACTTCCAGCTGCGCTACCGCAGATCTTGTTGATGCCAAATTCCCTTGTTAAGCCATTAGCGCTTGCTGCTGGGGGTTTGTTGGTTGAACAGTGGTTATTCAGTAATGTGATCCATATCCCGGGCGAGGGATTTGGTGCCCTAGTGGTGGTTGGTTGTGTGCTTTGGCTTGGACGGGAAGCCTCCAAACCTTGCTTTGTCGCTCCGGTATCCATAGATGTTTGGATTGAGCGCTGCCAGACCGTTTTGAATCAGTTCGAACTGTTCGAAGCCAATCCATCGGCTACTGCATTAAGACGTCAGGACCTGAAGAATATTGTTGAACGATCTGGACCACAACGGATCGCATTTGTAAGTTTCAATCAGTCGGATGTGTCTAATCACACCTCTTTACAACAAAGTCTCGCTGGTTCAGCATCCCTCGAACTCTCATTCTGCCATCCCCTGGTTTGTATCGATGGGAAGCGCTGCTGGCCTGTTGTTTTGCAAAACCAAGACGCAATCTTATTCAGCTTATCTAGCCCGTTAACAGCTTCCGAGTTTCTGTGGCTTCAGGAAGTCCCTGTAACTCAACCAGCCTGGATACTGGTAGGCGCATGTTTTGGTCAGTCAACCGAACAAACTACTGCTCAAATAAAAACGGATCTACCCGAACGGTGGCGGAACCGCATCATAGTGCAGAGCCATTATGAGTCTCTCCGTACATCTCTCGCTCCGCTTCGGCGAGCTTTAAAGTATGGATTGCCTGATACTCGTCAACGTCTACTCGAAGACCTGCACCGACGTTGGCAAGCTGATCTCGAATTTTATCGGCGTGCTCGGTTTCAGCAACTACAGCAACGTACCCAATGGGTTGTGGCAGGTTCAGTTTTCGCTTCTCCACTGCTCAGTCTGGATCTGCTCGCGCTAGTAGTGGCCAACGGTCTAATGATGAAGGAGATGAAAGAGATTTGGGGAACGGATATCAAACTAGATGCGCTCCAGGAGGCTGCGTCCCAGCTGGTTAAAGCAGCCTTGGCACAGGGAGTAGTGGAGTGGGCCAGTCAGACGCTATTGAGTCTGGCAAAGCTCGATGCTGGAAGCTGGTTAGCTGCGGGAGTGATGCAGTCTCTAAGCGCAGCTTATTTAACTCGCGTCGTTGGTCGCTCTATGGCTGACTGGTTGGCTATAAATGCTGGAGTATCAGAACCTGATCTCAAGTTACTGAAACTTGAGGCACCACTCTTAATAGCCCGTGCGGCTGAGAAGGAACGTCTTAACTGGTCAAAATTTCTTCAACAATCCCGCCAGTGGGCACTGAATACAACTTCATGA
- the trpS gene encoding tryptophan--tRNA ligase — MPQPRVLSGVQPTGALHLGNWLGAIRNWVDLQDSHDTYVCVVDLHAITVPHDPAKLAADTRSTAALYLACGMDPKRCSIFVQSQIAAHSELCWLLNCVTPLTWLERMTQFKEKSVKQGDNVSVGLLNYPVLMAADILLYDADLVPVGEDQKQHLELARDIAQQRVNARFGSEKQPILNVPKPLILKEGARIMSLTDGRNKMSKSDPNESSRIALLDPPELITKKIKRAKTDSEHGLEFGNPERPETNNLLGLYSILSGQDRQSVASECAEMGWGQFKPLLAEATVAALKPIQILHKELMDNPKEVDLVLKAGRDRAAAVANATLNRVRQVLGLAIRA, encoded by the coding sequence ATGCCGCAGCCAAGGGTTCTCTCCGGTGTTCAGCCGACCGGAGCACTCCATCTCGGCAATTGGCTGGGAGCGATCCGGAACTGGGTTGATCTGCAAGACAGCCACGATACTTATGTCTGCGTTGTTGACCTTCACGCGATCACGGTACCTCACGATCCTGCCAAACTTGCCGCTGATACAAGGTCCACAGCCGCGCTCTATCTAGCGTGCGGAATGGATCCCAAACGCTGCTCGATCTTCGTTCAGAGTCAAATCGCGGCTCACAGCGAGTTGTGCTGGCTCTTGAACTGTGTTACACCCCTTACTTGGTTGGAGCGCATGACCCAATTCAAAGAAAAGTCGGTGAAGCAAGGAGACAATGTTTCCGTTGGCCTGCTAAATTACCCGGTCCTTATGGCAGCGGACATCCTTCTATACGATGCCGACCTTGTGCCGGTGGGTGAAGACCAGAAACAACATCTTGAACTTGCTCGTGATATCGCCCAGCAACGCGTTAACGCTCGGTTCGGTTCTGAAAAGCAACCTATCCTTAATGTTCCGAAGCCGCTCATACTTAAAGAAGGTGCCAGGATCATGAGCCTGACGGATGGTCGTAACAAAATGAGTAAGAGCGACCCAAATGAGAGTAGTCGTATAGCCCTGCTAGATCCTCCTGAGCTCATTACAAAGAAAATTAAACGTGCCAAAACAGATTCGGAACACGGTCTTGAATTCGGCAACCCCGAACGCCCCGAAACCAATAACCTGCTTGGCCTCTACTCGATTCTCAGCGGCCAAGATCGTCAGTCTGTAGCCTCTGAATGTGCTGAGATGGGATGGGGGCAGTTCAAACCCCTCTTGGCGGAAGCTACGGTGGCCGCACTGAAGCCGATTCAAATTCTTCATAAGGAGCTCATGGACAATCCGAAAGAGGTAGATCTTGTTTTGAAAGCTGGTCGCGATAGGGCTGCAGCCGTAGCCAATGCAACCCTTAATCGTGTCCGACAGGTATTGGGTTTGGCTATAAGAGCTTAA
- a CDS encoding glycoside hydrolase family 104 protein has protein sequence MSLLNSKVIPKTVGIVERAATRASLAQGKEGGPYEFTPERRALLNTIRYAEGTWRGGKDQGYVVIYGGGLFNDLSRHPERVVVKRYSSAAAGAYQFLPDTWKGVARELKLSSFEPQHQDQAALHLAKRRGALEEIDRRGLTKVAMAKLASEWASFPTTTGHSAYGQPVKSHQELAAFYSENLNSLKCQINA, from the coding sequence TTGTCCTTACTTAATTCAAAGGTAATACCGAAGACAGTAGGCATTGTTGAGAGGGCAGCCACTCGCGCCTCGTTAGCGCAGGGTAAAGAAGGTGGTCCTTATGAGTTCACACCTGAACGTCGCGCCTTACTGAACACCATCCGTTATGCTGAAGGCACCTGGAGGGGTGGTAAAGATCAGGGTTACGTTGTCATTTATGGGGGAGGTCTATTCAACGATCTTTCGCGCCATCCCGAACGAGTTGTCGTGAAGCGCTATTCAAGTGCTGCCGCTGGTGCCTACCAATTTCTACCCGACACCTGGAAAGGAGTAGCTCGGGAGCTGAAGCTCAGTAGCTTTGAACCTCAGCATCAGGACCAAGCGGCACTTCATTTAGCTAAACGCCGTGGGGCACTTGAGGAAATTGATCGGCGTGGCCTTACTAAGGTAGCCATGGCAAAATTAGCTTCAGAGTGGGCTTCTTTCCCAACCACCACTGGTCATTCTGCATATGGGCAACCGGTTAAAAGCCACCAAGAATTAGCAGCGTTTTATAGTGAAAACCTAAATAGCCTAAAATGTCAAATCAACGCCTGA
- the thrS gene encoding threonine--tRNA ligase codes for MPAVTLPDGLIKSFDGPVSIADVAASIGPGLAKAAVAGIVNGESLDLVVLIEKDAEVRLLTKKDAEGVDVIRHSFAHLLGHAVKQLYPEAQMAIGPVIKDGFYYDVAYDTPFTPEDLQLIENRMKDLIAKDYDINMQVVSRNEAIKTFESRKETYKLQIVEEIPEGETIRLYHHEEYTDMCRGPHVPNTRHLRHFKLMKVSGAYWRGDSNNKMLQRIYGTAWGSSSDLKAHLKQLKEAEARDHRRLGKQLSLFHIQDNAPGMVFWHPSGWSIYLTLQQFIRERLNICGYQEIRTPQIVDRTLWEESGHWEKFKDDMFTTSSENRDYAVKPMNCPCHVQIFNQGLRSYKDLPIRLAEFGSCHRNEPSGTLHGLMRVRNFIQDDAHIFCSEDQIQSEVSEFIDLVFDVYKTFGFKTILIKLSTRPKKRFGSNEIWNKSERSLQDALEAKQLSWELLPGEGAFYGPKIEFSLQDCLGRVWQCGTIQVDFSMPDRLGATFIGEDGCRHAIVMLHRAILGSFERFIGILIENYAGEFPFWLAPEQLRILPVSNDARIFSEKVHDRLMRSDIRVKIDTSGKRLGKLIRNGEMSKVPVLVIVGATEARNGSVSLRSRRGGDLGTMPLDTLIQSAVDANRYRWDDIRLTTK; via the coding sequence ATGCCCGCCGTCACCCTCCCCGATGGACTAATTAAGAGTTTTGACGGCCCAGTCAGTATTGCGGATGTAGCTGCCTCAATCGGACCTGGGCTAGCAAAAGCAGCTGTTGCGGGAATTGTGAACGGTGAATCCCTTGATTTGGTCGTGCTGATTGAGAAAGATGCCGAAGTGCGTCTTCTCACGAAAAAAGATGCTGAAGGAGTCGACGTCATTCGGCACTCATTTGCTCACCTTCTGGGGCACGCGGTGAAGCAACTCTATCCGGAGGCACAAATGGCGATCGGACCTGTAATCAAGGATGGCTTCTATTACGATGTTGCTTATGACACACCCTTCACTCCAGAAGATCTTCAATTGATTGAAAATCGGATGAAAGATCTGATTGCAAAAGACTATGATATTAATATGCAAGTAGTCAGCCGCAATGAAGCGATAAAAACATTTGAATCCCGAAAAGAAACATACAAACTCCAAATCGTTGAAGAAATTCCAGAAGGAGAAACTATCAGGTTGTATCATCACGAAGAATATACGGATATGTGTCGTGGACCACATGTACCCAATACACGCCACCTCCGGCACTTCAAATTAATGAAAGTGTCAGGGGCATATTGGAGAGGAGATTCAAATAATAAGATGCTTCAGCGGATTTATGGAACTGCGTGGGGATCGTCTTCGGACCTTAAGGCTCATCTTAAACAATTGAAAGAAGCTGAAGCAAGAGATCATCGACGTCTCGGTAAACAGCTATCCTTATTTCATATTCAAGACAATGCACCCGGGATGGTATTTTGGCATCCATCTGGATGGTCGATTTACTTAACGCTGCAGCAATTCATCCGAGAACGGTTAAATATTTGCGGTTATCAAGAAATACGCACACCACAGATTGTCGATCGGACTCTTTGGGAAGAATCTGGACACTGGGAAAAATTTAAAGATGACATGTTTACAACATCATCAGAAAATAGAGATTATGCCGTTAAACCAATGAATTGCCCTTGCCATGTTCAGATTTTTAATCAAGGATTACGAAGTTATAAAGATCTTCCAATAAGACTCGCAGAATTTGGTTCTTGTCATCGTAATGAGCCTTCCGGAACACTGCATGGTTTAATGAGGGTCAGGAACTTTATTCAAGACGATGCTCATATTTTTTGTTCAGAGGATCAAATTCAATCCGAAGTCTCAGAGTTTATTGATCTTGTATTCGATGTATATAAGACATTTGGTTTCAAGACGATTTTGATTAAACTATCCACACGGCCAAAGAAAAGATTTGGCAGCAATGAAATTTGGAATAAATCCGAGCGTTCTCTGCAAGATGCACTTGAAGCAAAACAACTTAGTTGGGAACTTTTACCTGGGGAAGGTGCTTTCTATGGTCCAAAAATCGAATTTTCACTTCAGGATTGTCTTGGTAGAGTCTGGCAATGCGGAACTATTCAAGTTGATTTTTCCATGCCAGATCGACTCGGAGCAACTTTTATAGGAGAAGATGGTTGTCGCCATGCAATAGTAATGCTTCACAGAGCAATTCTAGGAAGTTTTGAACGTTTTATTGGTATCTTAATTGAAAATTATGCCGGAGAATTTCCTTTTTGGCTTGCTCCTGAACAGCTGAGAATTCTTCCTGTTAGTAATGACGCTAGAATCTTCTCTGAGAAAGTTCACGATCGATTAATGCGCTCAGATATTCGCGTTAAAATCGATACAAGCGGAAAGCGTCTTGGTAAGTTAATTCGAAATGGAGAAATGAGCAAAGTCCCTGTTCTAGTCATTGTTGGTGCCACAGAAGCTCGAAATGGTAGTGTAAGTTTGCGTAGCCGAAGAGGAGGAGATCTTGGGACGATGCCTCTCGATACACTAATTCAATCGGCTGTAGATGCAAACCGTTATCGATGGGATGATATTCGTCTGACCACAAAATAA